In the Passer domesticus isolate bPasDom1 chromosome 4, bPasDom1.hap1, whole genome shotgun sequence genome, one interval contains:
- the OTUD4 gene encoding OTU domain-containing protein 4 isoform X6 has translation MDAAGRAGGGEQSHPGSGRDAAGDTSMDRYLRSQGLYRKKVAKDGSCLFRAVAEQVLHSQSRHIDVRMACVDYLRKNREKFEAFIEGPFEDYLKSLENPQEWVGQVEISALSLMYKKDFIIYQEPNASPSRVTENGFSDKVLLCFSNGNHYDIVYPIEYAEKAALCQSLLYELLYEKVFDMDVKKIMAELSAVGVTEESNGSSEVSASDSEDDNYRSKATTVSDMNGMKSLSGNQHLESNGNPTSLVLPKKVLKSLDPLVYRNVEYDVWLRSKWDQQKQDFSIAAGMQYSIGDKCKVRLDHNGKFYNAHIQEVFSENGPVVVFVEELGAKHAVSLKSLKPLPQTSPMEGWNTVPGKKIKKFYPTWGQNAQPDAECRGPKNQSKSIKPQSALPPRLQHTVGTRQHQFLCSGPQPHQTSTEQKAPGRNPSQSARKAERERSEEQSHGSRDCNYFGLSPEERREKQAIEESRSLYEIQQRDEQAFPALCNNQLVCQAATQTVDNVNQKKFSNSERRNSKWTAEVEEQKEKESNSRQIHLSQKLEPNSSEKNSQDESYPKASSPLEQVKTDSPILAEQVRNVCLISKFSSQETSDKGELHHSHNLTECLPSVTPTPSPVFSEVHLPPAVPSVPAIVPAWPSEPATYGPAGIPAQIPASSLMPGPATGPDSIVSQAQDPLYPGFPFNEKGERAVAPPYSLCSTGEDLPKDKNILRFFFNLGVKAYSCPMWAPHSYLYPLHQAYLAACRMYPNVSLPVYPHNPWFQEAAPAQNENETARPNRHFAVQTEARSNGQIPQVDRSPSLPLIIPSAQVTESQGQVCVEPENAAQALHANYEESLRGKNVFPQPPFGHNHFLGAVPIAPPFFPHFWYGYPVQGFIENSVARPNLVLSPEDKEAAVGTSASMYVGKECSPPVPGVNCVEQLQKTNSGSGSNTVPFPVAAAGTPKDTSARAPQLEPTCPSAAPKQKAAGQQHRPPQTQGPERPTAGPSTQPLLAEPPKNELKPGTPGRKERPPKGRESKGVGNVQTESRAQRTREESSEDDTEVSDMLRSGRSKQFYNQTYGGGRRPRPDRGYSSRGGYQFQRNEEAWKGPPSRSRDDGYQYQRNFRGQPYRNDRRRATLGDNQRGQQA, from the exons GTGTTGCACTCTCAGTCTCGGCACATTGACGTTAGGATGGCTTGTGTAGATTATCTTCGGAAAAATAGGGAGAAATTTGAAGCA ttCATAGAGGGGCCATTTGAAGATTATTTAAAAAGTTTGGAAAATCCACAG GAATGGGTTGGACAAGTAGAAATAAGTGCCCTTTCTCTTATGTACAA gaaagaTTTCATAATATACCAGGAGCCAAATGCTTCTCCTTCACGTGTAACTGAAAATGGCTTTTCTGAtaag gtgTTGCTGTGCTTCTCAAATGGAAACCACTATGATATTGTGTATCCCATAGAGTATGCAGAgaaggctgctctgtgccagt ctctgctgtatGAGCTGCTCTATGAGAAGGTGTTTGATATGGATGTAAAGAAAATCATGGCAGAACTCAGTGCTGTTGGTGTGACAGAGGAAAGTAATGGGAGCAGTGAAGTGTCTGCTTCGGATTCGGAAGATGACAACTACAG GAGTAAAGCTACAACAGTTAGTGATATGAATGGAATGAAGTCTCTTTCTGGCAACCAG CACCTTGAGAGCAATGGGAATCCCACCTCGTTGGTGTTGCCTAAAAAGGTTCTGAAATCACTTGATCCCTTGGTTTACAGAAACGTTGAATATGATGTTTGGCTCCGATCCAAATGGG ATCAGCAAAAACAAGATTTTTCTATTGCTGCTGGCATGCAATACTCCATTGGAGATAAATGTAAA GTGCGCTTAGACCATAATGGGAAATTTTATAATGCCCATATTCAAGAAGTTTTTTCAGAGAATGGGCCAGTTGTTGTATTTGTAGAAGAGCTTGGAGCAAA GCATGCTGTCTCACTGAAGAGCCTTAAACCTCTTCCACAGACCTCTCCTATGGAGGGCTGGAACACTGTGCCAGGGAAGAAGATAAAGAAGTTTTACCCAACGTGGGGGCAGAATGCTCAGCCTG ATGCAGAGTGCAGAGGGCCAAAGAATCAGAGCAAGTCAATCAAACCCCAGTCAGCACTACCTCCTCGACTTCAGCATACTGTGGGAACCAGGCAGCACCAGTTCTTGTGTTCTGGGCCCCAACCTCATCAGACCTCAACTGAGCAAAAAGCTCCGGGCAGGAATCCTTCCCAGTCTGCAAG GAAAGCGGAGCGCGAGCGGAGCGAGGAGCAGAGCCACGGCAGCAGGGACTGCAACTACTTTGGGCTGTCTCCAGAGGAGCGCAGGGAGAAGCAGGCCATAGAGGAGTCTCGTTCCCTGTACGAGATCCAGCAGCGGGATGAACaagcttttcctgctctttgcaAT AACCAGTTAGTCTGTCAGGCTGCTACACAGACTGTGGATAATGTAAACCAGAAGAAGTTCTCAAATAGTGAAAGAAGAAACAGCAAGTGGACAGCAGAGGTGGAAGAGCAGAAGGAGAAAG AGTCAAATTCCAGGCAGATCCACTTAAGTCAGAAGCTTGAGCCAAATTCATCTGAG AAGAATAGTCAAGATGAGAGTTATCCAAAAGCTTCATCTCCTTTGGAACAAGTTAAAACAGATTCTCCGATTCTTGCTGAGCAAGTAAGAAATGTTTGTTTGATTTCAAAGTTTTCCAGTCAGGAGACTTCAGACAAAGGGGAGCTTCATCACAGCCAC aACCTGACCGAGTGCTTGCCGAGTGTAACTCCAACACCCTCTCCAGTCTTCTCTGAGGTGCATTTACCTCCAGCAGTGCCTTCTGTACCAGCCATTGTGCCAGCTTGGCCAAGTGAGCCAGCAACATATGGACCAGCAG GTATTCCAGCCCAAATACCTGCTTCTTCCCTGATGCCAGGACCAGCAACAGGACCTGACTCTATTGTATCACAGGCTCAG GATCCGCTATACCCTGGATTCCCTTTTAATGAAAAGGGAGAAAGAGCTGTTGCACCTCCTTACTCCCTGTGCAGTACTGGGGAAGACTTACCTAAAG ataagAATATTCTTAGATTTTTCTTCAATCTTGGTGTGAAG GCATACAGTTGTCCCATGTGGGCACCCCATTCTTACCTGTACCCCCTGCACCAGGCCTATCTAGCTGCTTGTAGAATGTACCCAAACGTGTCCCTTCCTGTGTATCCACACAACCCCTGGTTCcaggaggctgctcctgctcagaaCGAAAATGAAACTGCACGACCAAACAGGCACTTTGCTGTCCAGACCGAGGCCAGGTCCAATGGTCAGATTCCACAGGTTGACAGATCTCCATCACTGCCTCTGATCATACCTTCAGCTCAGGTGACGGAAAGTCAAGGACAGGTCTGCGTCGAACCGGAGAATGCAGCGCAAGCTCTTCATGCGAACTACGAGGAGTCCCTGAGAGGGAAAAACGTGTTCCCACAGCCGCCCTTTGGACACAATCACTTTCTAGGAGCTGTTCCAATAGCACCTCCTTTCTTTCCTCACTTCTGGTATGGGTACCCAGTTCAGGGTTTCATTGAGAATTCAGTAGCGAGACCTAATCTTGTCTTGTCTCCTGAGGACAAAGAGGCAGCAGTTGGCACCTCTGCCAGCATGTACGTGGGCAAAGAATGCAGCCCTCCAGTTCCTGGAGTGAACtgtgtggagcagctccagaaaaCCAACAGTGGCAGCGGCTCCAACACCGTCCCATtcccagtggctgctgcagggaccccGAAAGACACTTCGGCCAGGGCACCTCAGCTGGAGCCAACCTGTCCTTCGGCCGCTCCTAAGCAGAAAGCAGCCGGGCAGCAGCATCGCCCTCCACAGACACAGGGCCCAGAGAGGCCGACGGCAGGGCCCAGCACgcagccactgctggcagaACCTCCCAAAAATGAACTGAAACCCGGCACTCCTGGCCGGAAGGAGAGGCCTCCTAAAGGGAGAGAGTCCAAGGGCGTGGGGAATGTGCAGACGGAAAGCAGGGCCCAGAGAACGAGGGAGGAGAGCTCTGAAGATGACACCGAGGTTTCCGACATGCTGAGGAGCGGCAGATCCAAGCAGTTCTATAACCAGACTTACGGAGGAGGCAGAAGGCCCAGACCTGACAGGGGTTATTCCAGCAGGGGAGGATACCAGTTCCAAAGAAATGAGGAGGCCTGGAAAGGACCACCCAGCAGAAGCAGAGATGACGGCTACCAGTATCAGAGAAACTTTAGAGGGCAGCCATATAGGAACGACAGGAGAAGGGCAACACTGGGAGATAATCAGAGGGGGCAGCAAGCATAA
- the OTUD4 gene encoding OTU domain-containing protein 4 isoform X4 has product MDAAGRAGGGEQSHPGSGRDAAGDTSMDRYLRSQGLYRKKVAKDGSCLFRAVAEQVLHSQSRHIDVRMACVDYLRKNREKFEAFIEGPFEDYLKSLENPQEWVGQVEISALSLMYKKDFIIYQEPNASPSRVTENGFSDKVLLCFSNGNHYDIVYPIEYAEKAALCQSLLYELLYEKVFDMDVKKIMAELSAVGVTEESNGSSEVSASDSEDDNYRSKATTVSDMNGMKSLSGNQHLESNGNPTSLVLPKKVLKSLDPLVYRNVEYDVWLRSKWDQQKQDFSIAAGMQYSIGDKCKVRLDHNGKFYNAHIQEVFSENGPVVVFVEELGAKHAVSLKSLKPLPQTSPMEGWNTVPGKKIKKFYPTWGQNAQPDAECRGPKNQSKSIKPQSALPPRLQHTVGTRQHQFLCSGPQPHQTSTEQKAPGRNPSQSARKAERERSEEQSHGSRDCNYFGLSPEERREKQAIEESRSLYEIQQRDEQAFPALCNNQLVCQAATQTVDNVNQKKFSNSERRNSKWTAEVEEQKEKESNSRQIHLSQKLEPNSSEKNSQDESYPKASSPLEQVKTDSPILAEQNLTECLPSVTPTPSPVFSEVHLPPAVPSVPAIVPAWPSEPATYGPAGIPAQIPASSLMPGPATGPDSIVSQAQVTSASGAGVPVWLQAVNQPLMPLPQTLNPYQDPLYPGFPFNEKGERAVAPPYSLCSTGEDLPKDKNILRFFFNLGVKAYSCPMWAPHSYLYPLHQAYLAACRMYPNVSLPVYPHNPWFQEAAPAQNENETARPNRHFAVQTEARSNGQIPQVDRSPSLPLIIPSAQVTESQGQVCVEPENAAQALHANYEESLRGKNVFPQPPFGHNHFLGAVPIAPPFFPHFWYGYPVQGFIENSVARPNLVLSPEDKEAAVGTSASMYVGKECSPPVPGVNCVEQLQKTNSGSGSNTVPFPVAAAGTPKDTSARAPQLEPTCPSAAPKQKAAGQQHRPPQTQGPERPTAGPSTQPLLAEPPKNELKPGTPGRKERPPKGRESKGVGNVQTESRAQRTREESSEDDTEVSDMLRSGRSKQFYNQTYGGGRRPRPDRGYSSRGGYQFQRNEEAWKGPPSRSRDDGYQYQRNFRGQPYRNDRRRATLGDNQRGQQA; this is encoded by the exons GTGTTGCACTCTCAGTCTCGGCACATTGACGTTAGGATGGCTTGTGTAGATTATCTTCGGAAAAATAGGGAGAAATTTGAAGCA ttCATAGAGGGGCCATTTGAAGATTATTTAAAAAGTTTGGAAAATCCACAG GAATGGGTTGGACAAGTAGAAATAAGTGCCCTTTCTCTTATGTACAA gaaagaTTTCATAATATACCAGGAGCCAAATGCTTCTCCTTCACGTGTAACTGAAAATGGCTTTTCTGAtaag gtgTTGCTGTGCTTCTCAAATGGAAACCACTATGATATTGTGTATCCCATAGAGTATGCAGAgaaggctgctctgtgccagt ctctgctgtatGAGCTGCTCTATGAGAAGGTGTTTGATATGGATGTAAAGAAAATCATGGCAGAACTCAGTGCTGTTGGTGTGACAGAGGAAAGTAATGGGAGCAGTGAAGTGTCTGCTTCGGATTCGGAAGATGACAACTACAG GAGTAAAGCTACAACAGTTAGTGATATGAATGGAATGAAGTCTCTTTCTGGCAACCAG CACCTTGAGAGCAATGGGAATCCCACCTCGTTGGTGTTGCCTAAAAAGGTTCTGAAATCACTTGATCCCTTGGTTTACAGAAACGTTGAATATGATGTTTGGCTCCGATCCAAATGGG ATCAGCAAAAACAAGATTTTTCTATTGCTGCTGGCATGCAATACTCCATTGGAGATAAATGTAAA GTGCGCTTAGACCATAATGGGAAATTTTATAATGCCCATATTCAAGAAGTTTTTTCAGAGAATGGGCCAGTTGTTGTATTTGTAGAAGAGCTTGGAGCAAA GCATGCTGTCTCACTGAAGAGCCTTAAACCTCTTCCACAGACCTCTCCTATGGAGGGCTGGAACACTGTGCCAGGGAAGAAGATAAAGAAGTTTTACCCAACGTGGGGGCAGAATGCTCAGCCTG ATGCAGAGTGCAGAGGGCCAAAGAATCAGAGCAAGTCAATCAAACCCCAGTCAGCACTACCTCCTCGACTTCAGCATACTGTGGGAACCAGGCAGCACCAGTTCTTGTGTTCTGGGCCCCAACCTCATCAGACCTCAACTGAGCAAAAAGCTCCGGGCAGGAATCCTTCCCAGTCTGCAAG GAAAGCGGAGCGCGAGCGGAGCGAGGAGCAGAGCCACGGCAGCAGGGACTGCAACTACTTTGGGCTGTCTCCAGAGGAGCGCAGGGAGAAGCAGGCCATAGAGGAGTCTCGTTCCCTGTACGAGATCCAGCAGCGGGATGAACaagcttttcctgctctttgcaAT AACCAGTTAGTCTGTCAGGCTGCTACACAGACTGTGGATAATGTAAACCAGAAGAAGTTCTCAAATAGTGAAAGAAGAAACAGCAAGTGGACAGCAGAGGTGGAAGAGCAGAAGGAGAAAG AGTCAAATTCCAGGCAGATCCACTTAAGTCAGAAGCTTGAGCCAAATTCATCTGAG AAGAATAGTCAAGATGAGAGTTATCCAAAAGCTTCATCTCCTTTGGAACAAGTTAAAACAGATTCTCCGATTCTTGCTGAGCAA aACCTGACCGAGTGCTTGCCGAGTGTAACTCCAACACCCTCTCCAGTCTTCTCTGAGGTGCATTTACCTCCAGCAGTGCCTTCTGTACCAGCCATTGTGCCAGCTTGGCCAAGTGAGCCAGCAACATATGGACCAGCAG GTATTCCAGCCCAAATACCTGCTTCTTCCCTGATGCCAGGACCAGCAACAGGACCTGACTCTATTGTATCACAGGCTCAGGTAACATCTGCTTCAGGTGCTGGAGTTCCTGTGTGGCTACAAGCAGTTAACCAGCCTTTAATGCCTTTGCCTCAGACTCTGAATCCCTACCAGGATCCGCTATACCCTGGATTCCCTTTTAATGAAAAGGGAGAAAGAGCTGTTGCACCTCCTTACTCCCTGTGCAGTACTGGGGAAGACTTACCTAAAG ataagAATATTCTTAGATTTTTCTTCAATCTTGGTGTGAAG GCATACAGTTGTCCCATGTGGGCACCCCATTCTTACCTGTACCCCCTGCACCAGGCCTATCTAGCTGCTTGTAGAATGTACCCAAACGTGTCCCTTCCTGTGTATCCACACAACCCCTGGTTCcaggaggctgctcctgctcagaaCGAAAATGAAACTGCACGACCAAACAGGCACTTTGCTGTCCAGACCGAGGCCAGGTCCAATGGTCAGATTCCACAGGTTGACAGATCTCCATCACTGCCTCTGATCATACCTTCAGCTCAGGTGACGGAAAGTCAAGGACAGGTCTGCGTCGAACCGGAGAATGCAGCGCAAGCTCTTCATGCGAACTACGAGGAGTCCCTGAGAGGGAAAAACGTGTTCCCACAGCCGCCCTTTGGACACAATCACTTTCTAGGAGCTGTTCCAATAGCACCTCCTTTCTTTCCTCACTTCTGGTATGGGTACCCAGTTCAGGGTTTCATTGAGAATTCAGTAGCGAGACCTAATCTTGTCTTGTCTCCTGAGGACAAAGAGGCAGCAGTTGGCACCTCTGCCAGCATGTACGTGGGCAAAGAATGCAGCCCTCCAGTTCCTGGAGTGAACtgtgtggagcagctccagaaaaCCAACAGTGGCAGCGGCTCCAACACCGTCCCATtcccagtggctgctgcagggaccccGAAAGACACTTCGGCCAGGGCACCTCAGCTGGAGCCAACCTGTCCTTCGGCCGCTCCTAAGCAGAAAGCAGCCGGGCAGCAGCATCGCCCTCCACAGACACAGGGCCCAGAGAGGCCGACGGCAGGGCCCAGCACgcagccactgctggcagaACCTCCCAAAAATGAACTGAAACCCGGCACTCCTGGCCGGAAGGAGAGGCCTCCTAAAGGGAGAGAGTCCAAGGGCGTGGGGAATGTGCAGACGGAAAGCAGGGCCCAGAGAACGAGGGAGGAGAGCTCTGAAGATGACACCGAGGTTTCCGACATGCTGAGGAGCGGCAGATCCAAGCAGTTCTATAACCAGACTTACGGAGGAGGCAGAAGGCCCAGACCTGACAGGGGTTATTCCAGCAGGGGAGGATACCAGTTCCAAAGAAATGAGGAGGCCTGGAAAGGACCACCCAGCAGAAGCAGAGATGACGGCTACCAGTATCAGAGAAACTTTAGAGGGCAGCCATATAGGAACGACAGGAGAAGGGCAACACTGGGAGATAATCAGAGGGGGCAGCAAGCATAA
- the OTUD4 gene encoding OTU domain-containing protein 4 isoform X2, which produces MDAAGRAGGGEQSHPGSGRDAAGDTSMDRYLRSQGLYRKKVAKDGSCLFRAVAEQVLHSQSRHIDVRMACVDYLRKNREKFEAFIEGPFEDYLKSLENPQEWVGQVEISALSLMYKKDFIIYQEPNASPSRVTENGFSDKVLLCFSNGNHYDIVYPIEYAEKAALCQSLLYELLYEKVFDMDVKKIMAELSAVGVTEESNGSSEVSASDSEDDNYRSKATTVSDMNGMKSLSGNQHLESNGNPTSLVLPKKVLKSLDPLVYRNVEYDVWLRSKWDQQKQDFSIAAGMQYSIGDKCKVRLDHNGKFYNAHIQEVFSENGPVVVFVEELGAKHAVSLKSLKPLPQTSPMEGWNTVPGKKIKKFYPTWGQNAQPDAECRGPKNQSKSIKPQSALPPRLQHTVGTRQHQFLCSGPQPHQTSTEQKAPGRNPSQSARKAERERSEEQSHGSRDCNYFGLSPEERREKQAIEESRSLYEIQQRDEQAFPALCNNQLVCQAATQTVDNVNQKKFSNSERRNSKWTAEVEEQKEKESNSRQIHLSQKLEPNSSENSQDESYPKASSPLEQVKTDSPILAEQVRNVCLISKFSSQETSDKGELHHSHNLTECLPSVTPTPSPVFSEVHLPPAVPSVPAIVPAWPSEPATYGPAGIPAQIPASSLMPGPATGPDSIVSQAQVTSASGAGVPVWLQAVNQPLMPLPQTLNPYQDPLYPGFPFNEKGERAVAPPYSLCSTGEDLPKDKNILRFFFNLGVKAYSCPMWAPHSYLYPLHQAYLAACRMYPNVSLPVYPHNPWFQEAAPAQNENETARPNRHFAVQTEARSNGQIPQVDRSPSLPLIIPSAQVTESQGQVCVEPENAAQALHANYEESLRGKNVFPQPPFGHNHFLGAVPIAPPFFPHFWYGYPVQGFIENSVARPNLVLSPEDKEAAVGTSASMYVGKECSPPVPGVNCVEQLQKTNSGSGSNTVPFPVAAAGTPKDTSARAPQLEPTCPSAAPKQKAAGQQHRPPQTQGPERPTAGPSTQPLLAEPPKNELKPGTPGRKERPPKGRESKGVGNVQTESRAQRTREESSEDDTEVSDMLRSGRSKQFYNQTYGGGRRPRPDRGYSSRGGYQFQRNEEAWKGPPSRSRDDGYQYQRNFRGQPYRNDRRRATLGDNQRGQQA; this is translated from the exons GTGTTGCACTCTCAGTCTCGGCACATTGACGTTAGGATGGCTTGTGTAGATTATCTTCGGAAAAATAGGGAGAAATTTGAAGCA ttCATAGAGGGGCCATTTGAAGATTATTTAAAAAGTTTGGAAAATCCACAG GAATGGGTTGGACAAGTAGAAATAAGTGCCCTTTCTCTTATGTACAA gaaagaTTTCATAATATACCAGGAGCCAAATGCTTCTCCTTCACGTGTAACTGAAAATGGCTTTTCTGAtaag gtgTTGCTGTGCTTCTCAAATGGAAACCACTATGATATTGTGTATCCCATAGAGTATGCAGAgaaggctgctctgtgccagt ctctgctgtatGAGCTGCTCTATGAGAAGGTGTTTGATATGGATGTAAAGAAAATCATGGCAGAACTCAGTGCTGTTGGTGTGACAGAGGAAAGTAATGGGAGCAGTGAAGTGTCTGCTTCGGATTCGGAAGATGACAACTACAG GAGTAAAGCTACAACAGTTAGTGATATGAATGGAATGAAGTCTCTTTCTGGCAACCAG CACCTTGAGAGCAATGGGAATCCCACCTCGTTGGTGTTGCCTAAAAAGGTTCTGAAATCACTTGATCCCTTGGTTTACAGAAACGTTGAATATGATGTTTGGCTCCGATCCAAATGGG ATCAGCAAAAACAAGATTTTTCTATTGCTGCTGGCATGCAATACTCCATTGGAGATAAATGTAAA GTGCGCTTAGACCATAATGGGAAATTTTATAATGCCCATATTCAAGAAGTTTTTTCAGAGAATGGGCCAGTTGTTGTATTTGTAGAAGAGCTTGGAGCAAA GCATGCTGTCTCACTGAAGAGCCTTAAACCTCTTCCACAGACCTCTCCTATGGAGGGCTGGAACACTGTGCCAGGGAAGAAGATAAAGAAGTTTTACCCAACGTGGGGGCAGAATGCTCAGCCTG ATGCAGAGTGCAGAGGGCCAAAGAATCAGAGCAAGTCAATCAAACCCCAGTCAGCACTACCTCCTCGACTTCAGCATACTGTGGGAACCAGGCAGCACCAGTTCTTGTGTTCTGGGCCCCAACCTCATCAGACCTCAACTGAGCAAAAAGCTCCGGGCAGGAATCCTTCCCAGTCTGCAAG GAAAGCGGAGCGCGAGCGGAGCGAGGAGCAGAGCCACGGCAGCAGGGACTGCAACTACTTTGGGCTGTCTCCAGAGGAGCGCAGGGAGAAGCAGGCCATAGAGGAGTCTCGTTCCCTGTACGAGATCCAGCAGCGGGATGAACaagcttttcctgctctttgcaAT AACCAGTTAGTCTGTCAGGCTGCTACACAGACTGTGGATAATGTAAACCAGAAGAAGTTCTCAAATAGTGAAAGAAGAAACAGCAAGTGGACAGCAGAGGTGGAAGAGCAGAAGGAGAAAG AGTCAAATTCCAGGCAGATCCACTTAAGTCAGAAGCTTGAGCCAAATTCATCTGAG AATAGTCAAGATGAGAGTTATCCAAAAGCTTCATCTCCTTTGGAACAAGTTAAAACAGATTCTCCGATTCTTGCTGAGCAAGTAAGAAATGTTTGTTTGATTTCAAAGTTTTCCAGTCAGGAGACTTCAGACAAAGGGGAGCTTCATCACAGCCAC aACCTGACCGAGTGCTTGCCGAGTGTAACTCCAACACCCTCTCCAGTCTTCTCTGAGGTGCATTTACCTCCAGCAGTGCCTTCTGTACCAGCCATTGTGCCAGCTTGGCCAAGTGAGCCAGCAACATATGGACCAGCAG GTATTCCAGCCCAAATACCTGCTTCTTCCCTGATGCCAGGACCAGCAACAGGACCTGACTCTATTGTATCACAGGCTCAGGTAACATCTGCTTCAGGTGCTGGAGTTCCTGTGTGGCTACAAGCAGTTAACCAGCCTTTAATGCCTTTGCCTCAGACTCTGAATCCCTACCAGGATCCGCTATACCCTGGATTCCCTTTTAATGAAAAGGGAGAAAGAGCTGTTGCACCTCCTTACTCCCTGTGCAGTACTGGGGAAGACTTACCTAAAG ataagAATATTCTTAGATTTTTCTTCAATCTTGGTGTGAAG GCATACAGTTGTCCCATGTGGGCACCCCATTCTTACCTGTACCCCCTGCACCAGGCCTATCTAGCTGCTTGTAGAATGTACCCAAACGTGTCCCTTCCTGTGTATCCACACAACCCCTGGTTCcaggaggctgctcctgctcagaaCGAAAATGAAACTGCACGACCAAACAGGCACTTTGCTGTCCAGACCGAGGCCAGGTCCAATGGTCAGATTCCACAGGTTGACAGATCTCCATCACTGCCTCTGATCATACCTTCAGCTCAGGTGACGGAAAGTCAAGGACAGGTCTGCGTCGAACCGGAGAATGCAGCGCAAGCTCTTCATGCGAACTACGAGGAGTCCCTGAGAGGGAAAAACGTGTTCCCACAGCCGCCCTTTGGACACAATCACTTTCTAGGAGCTGTTCCAATAGCACCTCCTTTCTTTCCTCACTTCTGGTATGGGTACCCAGTTCAGGGTTTCATTGAGAATTCAGTAGCGAGACCTAATCTTGTCTTGTCTCCTGAGGACAAAGAGGCAGCAGTTGGCACCTCTGCCAGCATGTACGTGGGCAAAGAATGCAGCCCTCCAGTTCCTGGAGTGAACtgtgtggagcagctccagaaaaCCAACAGTGGCAGCGGCTCCAACACCGTCCCATtcccagtggctgctgcagggaccccGAAAGACACTTCGGCCAGGGCACCTCAGCTGGAGCCAACCTGTCCTTCGGCCGCTCCTAAGCAGAAAGCAGCCGGGCAGCAGCATCGCCCTCCACAGACACAGGGCCCAGAGAGGCCGACGGCAGGGCCCAGCACgcagccactgctggcagaACCTCCCAAAAATGAACTGAAACCCGGCACTCCTGGCCGGAAGGAGAGGCCTCCTAAAGGGAGAGAGTCCAAGGGCGTGGGGAATGTGCAGACGGAAAGCAGGGCCCAGAGAACGAGGGAGGAGAGCTCTGAAGATGACACCGAGGTTTCCGACATGCTGAGGAGCGGCAGATCCAAGCAGTTCTATAACCAGACTTACGGAGGAGGCAGAAGGCCCAGACCTGACAGGGGTTATTCCAGCAGGGGAGGATACCAGTTCCAAAGAAATGAGGAGGCCTGGAAAGGACCACCCAGCAGAAGCAGAGATGACGGCTACCAGTATCAGAGAAACTTTAGAGGGCAGCCATATAGGAACGACAGGAGAAGGGCAACACTGGGAGATAATCAGAGGGGGCAGCAAGCATAA